Within Cellulophaga sp. L1A9, the genomic segment AATGGTATTTTTAGGAAGTAAAACTTTTTCCTTATTAAATGAACGAGCCTAAAACCATCAAAGAAGTACTGGTTGTACTTGACACCATCATTGAAGAATGCATTGCTAAAAATAGCCGATTGGGCTTATTTGCTTATTTATACCGAAGAACCACTGCCGAAATTTTAAAAGAAGTAGAACGTGGTGGTTTTGAAAACAATGTACAATTAGAACAGATGGATGTTGCTTTTGCCAATTTGTACATAGACGCCTACCAAGAGCATGCTAAAGGGAATAAAGTGAGTGCCTCTTGGCTGTTTTCTTTTGAGAATGCAACAGAAGAACTAACTATTCTGCAACATATTATGTTAGGGATTAATGCTCATATAAATCTAGATTTGGGCATTGCAACGGCTGCGACTATGAAAGGAAAAGAGCTTACCCTTATTGAGAAAGATTTTAATACTGTAAATGATATTCTTTTTAATATTACCAATGAAATGCAAGACCGGTTAAGTCGCGTTTCACCATTACTTTTCCTATTAGATCTCTTGGGAAAAAATACGGATGAGAAGGTGATTGATTTTAGTATGCGTAAGGCAAGACAACAATCTTGGAACAGCACTAATCTTTTATGGGCTCTTGATGAAAGCCAAAAACCTGAGGCTATCGCTAAAATAGATCGATTAGTACTAGAATTGGGGAAATTCATAAAAGACCCAAAATCTAAATTAATTGGCTATGTATTAAAAGGCATAAGATCTTTTGAAGAAAAAGATGTTGGCCTAATTATTACCAAACTGCAGAAAGACTAGCAATTAGACCAAATTAAATTCTTGTGCTTTTTTAGACAGGTCGATAAGGTTCTTAACATCCATCTTGCGCATTAAATTAAACCGGTGCGTTTCTACCGTACGCTTACTATTCTCCAATTTTTCTGAAATTTGTTTATTGGTCAATCCCGATAAAATAAGCTCTAAAATCTGAAGCTCTTTACTGGTCAAATCAAACGGATTCTCATTTGATTTTGCTGGTTTTAGTTTTTCGGAAATAGGCTTATTTCCACTTAAAAGATTATTGACCAAGACATTAGAAATATCACCACTAAAATACTTACCTCCTTGCTGTACTGTACGTATTGCTTTTATAAATTCGGTCTTACCAGTATCTTTAAGTAAATAGCCATTGGCTCCAGCATTCACAGATTTTAGTATATATTCCTCCGAATCATGCATGGATAGAATAATGGTTTTTGTAGCAGTCCCTTGTTTATTTAGGATTTCAACAGCATCAATACCATTCATCACAGGCATTCGAATATCAATAATCAGCAGATCTGGTTTTTTTTCATTCACCATATCAATAGCTTCTTTTCCATTAGAAACCTCAGCAACTACTACTAAATCTTCTTCCTCTTCAAGTAAAGCACGAATACCATCTCTAACTAAAGAATGATCATCTGCTAAAACTATTCGTATCGTCTGGGCCATAATTAAAAATGATATTTATTACAAATATAAATTAAAAATACGTAGT encodes:
- a CDS encoding DUF5995 family protein — translated: MNEPKTIKEVLVVLDTIIEECIAKNSRLGLFAYLYRRTTAEILKEVERGGFENNVQLEQMDVAFANLYIDAYQEHAKGNKVSASWLFSFENATEELTILQHIMLGINAHINLDLGIATAATMKGKELTLIEKDFNTVNDILFNITNEMQDRLSRVSPLLFLLDLLGKNTDEKVIDFSMRKARQQSWNSTNLLWALDESQKPEAIAKIDRLVLELGKFIKDPKSKLIGYVLKGIRSFEEKDVGLIITKLQKD
- a CDS encoding response regulator transcription factor; protein product: MAQTIRIVLADDHSLVRDGIRALLEEEEDLVVVAEVSNGKEAIDMVNEKKPDLLIIDIRMPVMNGIDAVEILNKQGTATKTIILSMHDSEEYILKSVNAGANGYLLKDTGKTEFIKAIRTVQQGGKYFSGDISNVLVNNLLSGNKPISEKLKPAKSNENPFDLTSKELQILELILSGLTNKQISEKLENSKRTVETHRFNLMRKMDVKNLIDLSKKAQEFNLV